In Nitrospira sp., one genomic interval encodes:
- a CDS encoding mechanosensitive ion channel: MSVWMAVAGLVAVAIILAGLSALILRRGRPLPSLPFYAGGIAALLLLMVATVTQSEAVESFPPLFRSALEVLAWLGASFFIFTVLDAVIIGEWLIERGKRYIPDVVRHLLIGAEVVAAGVLILWLVMGVNLVALVALPTVAAAMVGVALKDTLTRFFSGIELGKIVKVGDWIAVADREGIVTHIGMEHVTLLTRTQDVVCLPNDLVIQNGVTNFSRPSQLHLRSVYVEAAYRATPELVCAVLEEAASSVPGVATEPRPIAMVTAFNESGIQYRIKFPILDYGQYPVIESRVRTYIWHVFSRRGIEIPFPQRVVHQMVAPESEPPEESLERIVQQLTGVDFLAMLDPKQLSLLAQGSRKETYLPGERVVRQGEAGDVLYVVVAGQADVRVETERLSKTVATIGAGQFFGEMSLLTGEPRSATVAATTGLEVIAVGKAALMRVVEADHRLLDRIGEIVARRQAVTMSAKAQLSQEAASLSAATHTRSLIERIQTFFWGKKRAPLP, translated from the coding sequence ATGAGTGTCTGGATGGCGGTCGCAGGGCTTGTCGCGGTGGCCATCATCTTGGCCGGCCTGTCGGCGCTGATACTTCGCCGCGGTCGCCCCCTTCCTTCCCTTCCCTTTTATGCCGGCGGCATCGCGGCGCTGCTCCTGCTCATGGTCGCAACGGTGACGCAGAGCGAAGCGGTTGAATCATTCCCTCCTCTCTTCCGATCCGCCCTGGAGGTGCTTGCCTGGTTGGGAGCCTCTTTCTTCATTTTTACGGTTCTCGATGCCGTCATCATCGGCGAGTGGCTCATTGAGCGGGGGAAGCGGTACATCCCGGATGTTGTTCGACATTTGTTGATCGGCGCCGAAGTAGTCGCCGCAGGGGTGTTGATCCTCTGGTTAGTCATGGGGGTCAATCTAGTGGCCTTGGTGGCCCTCCCCACTGTGGCGGCGGCTATGGTTGGAGTGGCGCTCAAGGATACGTTGACGCGATTTTTCTCCGGTATCGAATTGGGGAAGATCGTGAAGGTGGGGGATTGGATCGCGGTCGCCGATCGAGAAGGAATCGTCACGCATATCGGCATGGAGCACGTGACGTTGCTCACCCGTACGCAGGACGTTGTCTGCTTACCCAACGATTTGGTGATTCAGAACGGTGTCACTAATTTCTCCAGGCCTTCTCAGTTGCATCTCCGCTCTGTCTATGTCGAGGCCGCGTATCGAGCAACTCCTGAACTGGTCTGTGCCGTACTGGAAGAGGCAGCTTCGTCTGTGCCGGGAGTGGCGACCGAGCCCAGGCCCATTGCCATGGTCACGGCCTTTAACGAATCAGGGATTCAGTATCGCATCAAGTTTCCCATCCTTGATTACGGCCAATACCCGGTCATCGAGAGTCGGGTGCGGACGTACATCTGGCATGTGTTTTCGCGAAGAGGAATCGAGATTCCGTTCCCACAGCGCGTCGTGCATCAGATGGTTGCGCCGGAATCGGAGCCCCCCGAGGAGTCTCTCGAGCGTATCGTGCAACAACTGACCGGAGTCGACTTCCTTGCCATGCTGGACCCGAAGCAGTTATCCCTCCTGGCCCAGGGATCTCGGAAGGAAACGTACCTTCCCGGAGAGCGAGTCGTCCGCCAGGGTGAGGCGGGCGATGTGCTTTATGTCGTGGTGGCAGGACAAGCGGATGTACGTGTAGAGACGGAACGGTTGAGCAAAACGGTTGCGACCATCGGTGCTGGACAGTTTTTCGGCGAAATGTCTTTGCTCACCGGGGAACCGAGGTCCGCGACGGTGGCGGCGACCACTGGACTCGAGGTAATTGCGGTGGGAAAGGCGGCGTTGATGCGAGTGGTTGAAGCAGACCACCGTTTGCTCGACCGCATCGGAGAAATCGTCGCTCGCCGCCAAGCCGTGACGATGTCCGCGAAGGCTCAGCTTTCGCAGGAGGCGGCCTCATTGTCGGCCGCTACGCACACACGTTCGTTGATTGAACGGATTCAAACGTTCTTCTGGGGAAAGAAGCGGGCGCCGCTACCGTAG
- a CDS encoding DUF192 domain-containing protein — MFQPSWSSLTIRALVTGFVGLLAMSAPLIGADHSPETLIAVKTPNGAVIQAELADTALKRAQGLMFREQLADDRGMLFIFGDAQPWTFWMKNTKIPLDIIWMDAKKTIIHIERNVPICTRQDDGCPQYHSDEGALYVLELGGGRAKALQLERGMRLSFKQP; from the coding sequence ATGTTCCAACCATCCTGGTCCTCCCTGACCATCCGCGCACTGGTCACTGGCTTCGTCGGTTTATTGGCCATGAGCGCTCCCCTCATCGGTGCCGACCATTCTCCTGAAACCCTTATTGCGGTCAAGACCCCGAACGGCGCAGTCATTCAGGCCGAACTCGCCGATACGGCGCTGAAACGAGCCCAGGGGCTCATGTTCCGTGAGCAGCTTGCAGATGACCGAGGCATGCTCTTTATCTTTGGGGACGCCCAACCTTGGACATTCTGGATGAAGAACACCAAAATTCCCCTCGATATCATCTGGATGGATGCCAAGAAAACCATCATTCACATCGAGCGGAACGTCCCCATCTGCACGCGGCAGGACGACGGCTGCCCGCAATACCATTCCGACGAGGGGGCGTTATATGTCCTGGAACTCGGCGGGGGACGTGCGAAGGCCCTTCAGCTTGAGCGCGGCATGCGACTCAGCTTCAAGCAGCCGTAA
- a CDS encoding NAD(P)H-dependent oxidoreductase — protein MMIRLWLMLVLLVGGLLLPATSGQARDDQQVIQVLVAYHSLTGHTERMAKAVAEGVVMVPNTRATVKHVRQVTAEELFSADAIVLGSPVYWSNMAGEVKAFIDDWQFKFGVFPEFKLKNKVGAAFVTGGQISSGKELTLLSMLAAMLGNYMIVVSGGGAFGASATTEGESPGLDENELAGGRSLGQRVAEVTLAVAHGFGQGQTRSVVR, from the coding sequence ATGATGATCAGGTTATGGCTGATGCTTGTATTGTTGGTGGGAGGCCTCTTACTTCCTGCTACTTCGGGGCAGGCGAGAGACGACCAACAGGTGATTCAGGTTTTGGTGGCCTATCACTCACTCACTGGGCATACCGAGCGTATGGCGAAAGCGGTGGCTGAAGGAGTGGTCATGGTGCCCAATACTCGGGCGACCGTGAAACATGTGCGACAGGTGACCGCGGAAGAATTGTTTTCCGCGGACGCGATTGTGTTGGGATCGCCGGTTTACTGGTCAAATATGGCCGGTGAGGTCAAGGCCTTTATCGATGACTGGCAATTTAAGTTTGGTGTGTTTCCAGAGTTCAAACTCAAGAACAAAGTGGGCGCTGCTTTTGTCACTGGTGGCCAAATCTCGAGCGGAAAAGAGTTGACCCTGCTGTCGATGCTGGCAGCGATGCTGGGGAATTATATGATCGTGGTGAGCGGGGGAGGGGCTTTCGGTGCATCTGCCACGACCGAAGGGGAAAGCCCTGGTCTTGATGAAAATGAACTCGCCGGAGGGCGCAGTTTGGGGCAGCGAGTCGCCGAAGTGACACTGGCCGTCGCCCATGGATTCGGGCAAGGTCAGACGCGATCCGTTGTTCGCTAA
- a CDS encoding (2Fe-2S)-binding protein, translated as MYVCLCKGLTESDVRAAGRQGFLTRRQLIAEFGLRENGCCGRCARNIHELVTLAKSQLDSVCPDPISS; from the coding sequence ATGTATGTCTGCTTGTGTAAAGGCTTGACGGAATCGGATGTGCGAGCGGCTGGGCGTCAGGGGTTCCTGACGAGGCGGCAGTTAATTGCGGAGTTCGGCCTACGCGAGAATGGGTGCTGCGGACGTTGTGCGCGAAATATTCATGAACTGGTGACTTTGGCTAAGAGCCAACTCGATAGTGTCTGTCCAGATCCGATTTCCTCTTAG
- a CDS encoding nitrate oxidoreductase subunit beta, whose protein sequence is MPEVYNWQLGRKMLYPYEERHPKWQFAFVFNINRCLACQTCSMADKSTWLFSKGQEYMWWNNVETKPYGGYPQFYDVKITQLIEQVNPGGQVWNVRVGRKHHAPYGVFEGMTIFDAGAKVGQAAIGYIPTDQEWRFVNIYEDTATSMRALVENVDKSGFSRDEPWRMTGSSLPEHETYFFYLQRICNHCTYPGCLAACPRKAIYKRPEDGIVLIDQNRCRGYKKCVEQCPFKKPMYRGTTRVSEKCIACYPRIEGKDPLTGGEPMETRCMAACVGKIRMQSLVRIGEDGLWAEDRWHPLYYAIRVEQVALPLYPQWGTEPNGYYIPPRHAPRGYNRQMFGPGVDNAIEKYLVPSRELLAVLQLWRASQQIVFRYDVIPGPKVFETQIHGKRFDMYNDTVLGFNKSGKEVARIQVEEPIYIRPAERVNWL, encoded by the coding sequence ATGCCGGAAGTCTATAACTGGCAGCTGGGACGGAAGATGCTGTATCCGTATGAGGAGCGGCATCCGAAGTGGCAGTTTGCCTTTGTGTTCAACATCAATCGGTGTTTGGCGTGTCAGACCTGTTCGATGGCGGACAAGTCGACCTGGCTCTTCTCGAAGGGGCAGGAGTACATGTGGTGGAACAACGTGGAGACGAAGCCGTACGGCGGCTATCCGCAGTTCTACGACGTGAAGATCACGCAGCTGATCGAGCAGGTGAACCCGGGGGGGCAGGTGTGGAACGTGCGGGTGGGCCGCAAGCACCATGCGCCGTACGGGGTGTTCGAAGGGATGACGATTTTCGACGCGGGGGCCAAGGTGGGCCAGGCGGCGATCGGCTACATCCCGACGGACCAGGAATGGCGGTTCGTGAACATCTACGAGGACACGGCGACCTCGATGCGGGCGTTGGTCGAGAACGTCGACAAGTCCGGCTTCAGCCGCGACGAACCGTGGCGGATGACGGGCAGTTCCTTGCCGGAGCATGAGACGTACTTCTTCTACTTGCAACGGATCTGCAACCACTGCACGTATCCGGGGTGCTTGGCGGCCTGTCCGCGGAAGGCGATCTACAAGCGGCCGGAAGACGGCATCGTGTTGATCGACCAGAACCGGTGCCGCGGGTACAAGAAGTGCGTGGAGCAGTGCCCGTTTAAGAAGCCGATGTACCGGGGCACGACCCGGGTGTCGGAGAAGTGTATTGCCTGTTATCCGCGGATCGAGGGGAAAGATCCCTTGACGGGCGGGGAGCCGATGGAAACGCGCTGTATGGCGGCCTGCGTGGGGAAGATCCGCATGCAGAGCCTGGTGCGGATCGGCGAAGACGGGCTGTGGGCGGAAGACCGATGGCACCCGCTGTACTACGCGATCCGCGTGGAGCAGGTGGCGTTGCCCTTGTACCCGCAGTGGGGCACGGAGCCCAACGGGTACTACATTCCGCCGCGGCATGCGCCGCGGGGCTACAACCGGCAGATGTTCGGGCCGGGGGTGGACAACGCGATCGAGAAGTACCTGGTGCCGAGCCGGGAACTGTTGGCGGTGCTCCAGCTGTGGCGCGCCAGCCAGCAGATCGTGTTCCGGTACGATGTCATTCCGGGCCCGAAGGTGTTCGAAACCCAGATCCACGGGAAGCGGTTCGATATGTACAACGATACCGTGCTGGGCTTCAACAAGTCGGGCAAGGAAGTGGCCCGCATCCAGGTCGAAGAGCCGATCTACATTCGGCCGGCCGAGCGCGTCAACTGGCTGTAA